The genomic interval TAGAGAAACTCCTTAGTTTATCCTGGTACTCAAATCAGAGGACCTCACTATCTTGTCCTCCTAACCTAGGCGCTGGTCTTTATCACCGTCCCTTTTGCATATCTGTAATTAATTGGAGTTGCAATATACCcaagcttttttcttttaaagaatcaTATAACAAAattcaagaaaatatattttggaaagcCTGATCTCTCTTCAGAAGGTCATTTTCATGCATATTGCAAATAACATCTACTGTAGCCTTCTAGAGAATGTTTGTCTGAATGGTCAAGAGTTGTGCTTTGATATATATTGTTCCCTGTCCACATGATCACCAATATCAGTTTAAAATTCCCTCCTTAAAACATCACTTTGTACTTTATCTCTTGCCTTGCTTCATATATTGTGCcattttgaacttttaaaagtCAATTTGTATACAGGCCAAGGACTCCTCCAACAATATTAACTTTACAATTTAAATATGTAGTGATAATTCAGAACAGGTAGACTCCCCAAATTTCTTACAGTGGATTCCTACCTGGTTAAAACAGCGGTGCCATGTTATGATGTGCTCATGGATGGTGAATCCTTTTGATGGAGGACTCTTGGGAGTCATCTCCCCAACTTTGACTCTAGAAATAGATTGGTTTGAGGAAACGATCCAGTTGAACAGATCAAATCCAGCTGCCAGTTCACCATTCTTATTGAAGGAAACCTTCTCCCCAGCACTATTATTAAATGTTACACCTCTCAGAAAAGGGTAAGActtgaattaaaaagaaagagaaagagattagcaaggaaaacaaaaagctttttaaaaaactttaaaaatggaCTAATATAGATTAACACCTATGCTAAGCCACACAAAGCTCTGAAATTTCTTACAATTCATTATACATTTTGACTTCCATTGAAACATTCAGATAACATGGACCTACTGGCCTATCAGGAAGCCACAGTTGAAACACTGAACCTCCAGAAAACTAAAACAGAAGAAAGTTGAGGGTAAGAGATGGATGAATTACCTTCCAGAGCAGTTGATAAGGAGACTTCTGTCTGCCTCCATCTGCCATTATTTTATGCTTAAATCTTGATGGAGACATGGCATGCAATGCATAGGCCACAGCATAGACAGCATTATAGATGCTATAGCTGTGGCCAGTCATGCTCATTTCCCAAAGAGTCCCAGGAAGGCTTTCTAGCTTCTCTTCCCCAGTGCAAGTATCTCCTTTCCCATTATTCTGGACTTGTgtcaggaatacacaactgaatGCATGTTGCCAGAAGTCCTTGATGAAACTATTCTCTTTGGGGCCCAAAGGGTTTTGGCTTTCAACGAATTGATGAAATCCCGGTACTAGACTGGAGTGAACTGTGAAAGACAGCACACCGTTGATCATTTCTGTATCCCATGTTCTTTGATAGGAAAATGAAGCAAGAGGCATCTGGGATGTCATTATCCACACTATACCTTTTGGTTTCTGCATCACATACATAACTTCTGGTATATACTGTAACCATCTCCAAAATGCCATGGTGAAAGATTCTCCATATACCACCCACACATTAGCTGTGCTTGCCATCACTTTGTCATATATTTTTGCAATTTGTAGGAGCCAGTCTTCAGTTTCTTTCTGTAAATGCCGTACAGGGATTCTCTCTATGTCTGTAAAACAGATATGATTCTGGGAAAATAATGGAAGCATAGTTTCCACAATTTTTTCTCCATTGTCAGTCTCCATAACAAGGAGTCCAACCCATGTCCACTTGAAATGCAAAAGCAAAGAAAGTATCCCTTCATGTTGAAGGGCTTCTCTTGGGACcatctggaagaagaaaaaccctGGGGTTTTCCCTTGCATTACTGGAGCAGAGCCATAAATAATCtacagagagaagaggaggagagaaataaGACTATAAGAGAGCATTGTTTATCAGTTCCACACATGGAACACATTTGACATTCCTTTTTCCCCCTGGTATCCTTGCAACCATCTCATAAGATAATGGGCCTATGTTAGTCACTCAATGCATTTAGACTTTTGGGAAACCCCATATCTAACATAAGACCTCCTAGTGGGTTCCATCCGTAAGGAAACCTCCAGTCTCTATGACAACTAGGAACAGAAAAGTTATAGGCTTTGGTTTGTCAATAATTCAGGAAACCCTTTTCAGATAACCCTTCAATACAGAATCCCCCCACAGTATCCATGAACAGCAGATAAATGGAAGCCACAGCTACAGTCAGATTCATACGGTCTCCTGGCATGAAACACATTCTGGCTACTGAGACCCACTCCATGAATGCCAAGAGTAGGGACTGACAATAGTTTAACAGTCACTTACTGCTGGCTTCCAACTCAGTGAAATAGTGATATTACGTTTTAGTAAGAAGGTTAATGAAGCAATTCAAGGCAGTGAATGCTGTctaaagggaggaagggaagggcatcttgggcagctcctttaaagttcaaactaaaacctagACTAGTTTTAATGCTCCCTTGGCATAGAAAATACCAGCCGCCATTATTCCTTGTCCTTCATGTGAAGAGAAGTGTTTTTCCTCAATCAGAAGTGGGAAAAGGgcatccttccagatgttgttgaaccatAGCTCCCATCAGGCCAAGTTAGCACAGTTcatggtgagaaatgctgtgaGAAACAGCTCAACAACACATGGAGGACTGCAGTTTTGTCCTCTGATATAAATCCTCTATCTTTGGCAGTTCTGTTGGAGGTTTGAGCTGAAATGCTCTCCTCAGGAACTGCCTCATCCAAACCCTTGCACAAAATTTTGTTCCAGGTAGGAGGCTGGGATGTAGACAgctgattttggggggggggggttgttgttgtttgtattcaTTGTATATTCTGTGTTCATCACAGTATTTCAGTCAAACTGTCTTAGATAGATTTGTTCTTTTTCACATAGGATGATTGCTTCAAATGACCTCCCCCTAAATTTCTTTTTTGCAAGAGTTGCATTTGGAAAGACAGTCTGTGTGTTAAatcaggaagagaaagaaggggagagaTTCCCACCTGTGGAATGTTGTAGATATCCAAGATGGTTGCTATATGAAGGGAGGTTTCTGGATCCAGTCCCCCAATGACTGCTATCAAGTTGTTCTGAGGATCACATATGTAGTTGGGGACAAAGCTCTCCATAGAAGATGTGAGAAGTAGTGTGGTATGATAAGTCCTCTGTGCATCAAAATAGCTGTCATATATCCAGAAGCCCAAGGTGAAATTTGGTAAGATTTTGGAATTTTCATTGATCTCCTTTATAGCAAATGCCATGGCCAGGATATGCTGGTAATTATTAATCAccacactaaaattagaattgttttCTGTATCAGAAGGTTCTACACTTTGTGAACACAGTTTCCAAGCCTTAGACCAAGGCACAATGTTGATCCCCATTTACACTGATATTCTAAGCCTATCTCCCCAGTGTGAAGTAACTCACACTGGATTCAGTGGTACTTGTTCCCAGTTACATTAAAAAGAGTTGTGACTTGAGGTAGTAAACGTATCATGACAGTGATCTACATCTTCCTCACTACTATTATTTATAATGGTACcaacagaaagacagacaggcagacagcaTTCTCAAGGTACTCCTTTATCTGAGGTGGTCaagtaaaaaacaattaaattcacCATTAATTTtcggaagacagacagacagatagattgaTAGATCT from Sceloporus undulatus isolate JIND9_A2432 ecotype Alabama chromosome 6, SceUnd_v1.1, whole genome shotgun sequence carries:
- the LOC121933778 gene encoding vomeronasal type-2 receptor 26-like encodes the protein MGINIVPWSKAWKLCSQSVEPSDTENNSNFSVVINNYQHILAMAFAIKEINENSKILPNFTLGFWIYDSYFDAQRTYHTTLLLTSSMESFVPNYICDPQNNLIAVIGGLDPETSLHIATILDIYNIPQIIYGSAPVMQGKTPGFFFFQMVPREALQHEGILSLLLHFKWTWVGLLVMETDNGEKIVETMLPLFSQNHICFTDIERIPVRHLQKETEDWLLQIAKIYDKVMASTANVWVVYGESFTMAFWRWLQYIPEVMYVMQKPKGIVWIMTSQMPLASFSYQRTWDTEMINGVLSFTVHSSLVPGFHQFVESQNPLGPKENSFIKDFWQHAFSCVFLTQVQNNGKGDTCTGEEKLESLPGTLWEMSMTGHSYSIYNAVYAVAYALHAMSPSRFKHKIMADGGRQKSPYQLLWKSYPFLRGVTFNNSAGEKVSFNKNGELAAGFDLFNWIVSSNQSISRVKVGEMTPKSPPSKGFTIHEHIITWHRCFNQAQPLSVCSEECLPGSSKKVMEGRPFCCYDCKPCPGGKISDQKDMNDCFTCLDEDYPNKQKDLCIPKRTNFLSYEEPLGSLLAFFALSFSLITALVLGTFMKHHNTPIVKANNQNLTYTLLISLLLCFLCSLLFIGQPQKLTCLLRQTAFGINFSVAVSCVLAKTITVVLAFMATKPGSRMKKWVGRRIPNSIVISCSLIQVVICTLWLSSFPPFPDADKHSVVEEIVLECNEGSVAMFCCALSYLGLLALVSFTVAFFARKLPDSFNEAKCITFSMLVFCSVWLSFIPAYWSTTGKYMIAVEVFSILASSAGLLSCIFFPKCYIILLWPELNKREQLTRRKN